The genomic region CCGGCCGCTGCGGCCGTTCGTGCTGGACGCGGCGGACCGGCTGGCCGAGGGCCTGGCCGCGCTGCCCGCGACCGTGCTGGACCTGCCCCGGATCGCGGACAGCTTCAGCGCCGCGCTCAGCCGCCGCCTGTTCGCCATCGCCGCGCGCACCCTGGTCGGCGAGCTGCACCGCCACCGCACCGCGGGCAGGCTGCGCGGCGCCGACGGGCCCGCCCGGTTCACCGACTTCGCGCACCAGCTCACCGACGCCACCGGACTGGCCGAGCTGATCACCGGCTACCCGGTGCTGGCCAGGCTGCTCGCCCAGACCAGCGCCAACGCCACCGAGGCCACCGTGGAGCTGCTCGGCAGGCTGGCCGCCGACCACGCCGAGCTGGTCGCCACCCTGTTCCACGGCGTCGACCCCGGTCCGCTGGTCGAGCTGGAGCCCGGCAAGGGCGACCCGCACCGCGGCGGCCGCTCCTGCACCCTGCTGCGCTTCGCCGACCAGCGCCAACTCATCTACAAGCCGCGCGATCCGGGCGCGCACCTGCTGCTCGGCAAGCTGCTCGCCTGGACCGGCAGGCACCTGCCCGGCCTCGGCCTGCGCGCGGTGCCCACGGTGGCCCGCGACGGCTACGGCTGGTCCGCCTACGTCGCCGGCGCGCCGGTGGCCAGCGCCGCCGAGGCGGCGGAGTTCTACCGCAAGCAGGGCGCGCTGCTGGCCCTGCTGCACGCGGTGCAGGCCACCGACATCCACTGCGAGAACCTGATCGCCGAGGGCGACACCCCGGTGCTGGTGGACCTGGAGACGCTGTTCCACCCCGACCTCACCGGCGCGCCCAGCACCGGCGACCCAGCCGCGGACGCGCTGGCCGCCTCGGTGCACCGGACCGCGCTGCTGCCGCTGATCGTGATCGGCGAGCAGGGCGCGCTGGACATGTCCGGCCTCGGCGGCGACGGCGGCCGCACCGCACCGGCCAGCGCGGTCGACTGGGCCGACCCTGGCACCGACGTGATGCGCCTGGTCCGCACCGCCCGCCCGTTCGCCGGGGCGCGCAACCGGCCGGTGCTCGACGGCCACCCGGTCGACCCGGCCGAGCACGAGGGCGCGCTGCTGGAGGGTTTCCGGCTGGTCTACGACCTGATCACGGCCAACCGGGACGAGCTGGTGGTGCTGGCCGCCTCCGCCGCCGACCTGCCGCTGCGCGTGGTCACCCGCCCCACCTGGGTCTACGCCACCCTGCTGGACGAGACCACGCACCCGAGCGTGCTGCGGGACGCGCTGGACCGGGACCGCGCGCTGTCCGTGCTGTGGTCCGGCCGGAGCCACCCGGTGCTGGCCCAACTGCTGCCGCAGGAGCTGGCCGAGCTGTGGGCCGGGGACGTGCCGCTGTTCACCGGCGCGCCCGGCAGCGCGGAGATCCGCACCGCGCAGGGCAAACCGCTGCCGGTGCCGCTGGGCCGGTCCGGGCTGGCCGCCGCGCTGGCCGCGATCGGCCGCTTCGGCGAGGTGGACCGGCAGGACCAGGAATGGGTGATCTCCGCGGCGCTGGCCACCCGGCACCCCGCGGGCGAGCACCAGGACGCCGCCCCGCTGCCGGGCCCGCGCACCGGCACCGCGGCCGAGCCGGACCGGCTGCTGGCCGCGGCCTCCGCGGTGGCCGACCAGATCGTGGCCCGCGGCATCCCCGGCGGCGACCGGGTCAACTGGCTCGGCCTGGAACTGGTCGACGACCGGCAGTGGCTGGTGCTGCCGATGGGCGCGGGCCTGGCCACCGGGCACGTCGGGGTGGCGCTGTTCCTGGCCCAGCTGGCCGCGGCCACCGGCGTGCCCCGCTACGCCGACACCGCCCGCCGGGCGCTGCGCGGAGTCCCCGATCTGCTTGCCGCGCTGGCGGTCCAGCCCCGGCTGCGCGCCGCGGTCGGCTGCGGCGGCCCGCAGGGACTGGGCGGCATCGCCTACGGCCTGGCCCGGCTGGCCACCCTGCTCGACGAGGACTCCCTGCGCGCCGAGGCCGAGACCGCGGTCCGGCTGGCCGGGGCCGCCGCCACCGAGGGCGCGGACCCGAGCTGGGCCACCGGCACCGCGGGCTGCCTGGCCGCGATGCGCGCGGTGCACGCGGAAACCGGCCTGGCGGCGGCGAAAACCCTCGCCGATGCCTGCGCCGAGCACCTCGCGCTGTGCCTGCGCCAGGGCGTCGAACTGCCCGGCGGCTTCGCGCACGGTTTCGCCGGAATCGCCTGGGCGCTGCGCCTGGACGGCCGGCACCCCGACCTCGCGGCCGAGGCCACGCGCCGGTCCTCGGCCGCGGGGCCCGGCTGGTGCGCGGGCGCGGCCGGACTGGCCCTGGCCACCGGCAGGACCGGCGCGCTCGCCGACCAGCCCGTGCTGCGCGATCTCAGCCTCTGCCACGGCGAGCTGGGTGTGCAGGAGGTGCTGACCGTGCTGGAGGGCCCACCGGCGGCCCGCCGCCGCCGGGCCGGACAGGCGCTGGAGGCGCTGCACCGGCTCGGCCCCGCCTGCGGAGCCCCCGCAGGCGTGGCCACCCCAGGGCTGCTCAACGGCCTTGCCGGGATCGGCTACGGCCTGCTCCGGCTCGCCAGCCCCGACCACGTTCCCTCAGTCCTGTTGCTACAGCACTGATCCAGCCCCGAGTGCACAACCCGATGACAGGAGACAGTCCCGTGTCGAAGCCCATCCAGACCCCCGACCTGCACGACTTCACCGAGCCGGTGGGCGCCCTGCGCCTGCTGCCGGAGCTGGACTTCGGCGCCCGCGCGGTCGCGCTGACCCGGCTCGCGCTGCCGGTGGGCCTGCTCGCCGCCGGGTTCTTCGGCACCGCGGCGGGCGCGCCGGTGGAGGAGAGCACCGCGGTTGCGATCACGACCTGCTGCCCGCCGGTCACCCTGTGATTTCGTGATCCTGTAACGCCGTCGCCCTAAGGGGCAGCCGAAAGGCCAGTGCCATAACGAGACCTGACTGGCCTTTCGGCAGCGGCTAATGTCCGCTGCGTGCGGCACCGTTCCTCGATCCTGGTCGGTCGGGACCCCGAGCTGGCGGCCGTGACGGCCGTGCTGGACTCGGCCAGAGCCGGACGCGGCGGCGCCGTGTTCCTGGTGGGCGAGAGCGGCATGGGCAAGTCCCGGCTGGCCTCCGCGGTGGCCGAGTCGGCCTACTCCGCGGGTATGAGCCTGATGCGCGGACGGGCCAGCGCGATCGACCCGATGGCCCCGTTCCGGCCGCTCACCGAGGCCCTGCTGTCCCTGCTGCGTTCGACCGATGTGCAGCCCGCCGCGCTCGGCCCGTACGGCCCGGTGCTCGGCCGCCTGCTGCCCGGCTGGGGCGACGGCGGCAGCCGGGAGGGCGACTCGCTGGTCATCCTGGCCGAGGCGGTGCTGCGGCTGACCGGGCTGGTCGGCCGGGAACGCGGCTGCCTGATGGTCCTGGACGACCTGCAGCACGCCGATCCGGAGACGCTGGCCGTGCTGGAGTACCTGATCGACAACCTGGACCTGCAACCCACCATGCTGCTCGGCGCGATCAGGGACGAGCCCTGCCCCGCGCTGCGCATCGCGCGTGCCGCCGCCCAGCGCGGGCAGTGCGTGCTGATCGAGCTGAACCGGCTGGACCGGGCCGGGCTGGCCGCGCTGGCCGCCTCCTGCCTGGACGTGGCCGGGGTGCCGCCCGCCGTGGCCGACCTGCTGTGGGCGGGCAGCGGCGGCAACCCGTTCATGATCGAGGAGCTGGTCGCGGGCATGGTCGAGGGCGGCCTGCTCAGCACCACCGGCGGCACCGTGCGCATCGCCGAGCAGCTGCCCGCGACCCTGCCCACCACGGTGTCCAGGGCACTCGCCCAACGGGTCGAGGCGCTCAGCAGCCAGGCCCGCGAGCTGCTCACCGTGGCCGCCGTGCTCGGCCAGCGCTTCCCGCTGGCGGTGGTGCAGCGGGTCACCGGGCTGCCGGACCGGGAGCTGCTCAGCCTGCTGCACGGCGACCTGGCCGCCCAGCTGGTCGCGCCGGATGAGACCACCGCGGACTGGTACGCCTTCCACCACCAGCTCAGCCGCGAGGCCGTGCTGGCCCAGGTCGACAAGTCCGCCCGCGCCGAGCTGGCCGCGGCGCTGGCGGACGCGGTCGAGCAGGTGCACCCCGGCCTGCCGGAGGCCTGGTGCCAGGTCGCGGCCACCCTGCGCAAGGCCTCGGGCCAGCACGGCGCGGCCGGTCGGCTCTACACCGAGGTGGGCAGGCGGGCGCTCGCCCAGGGCGCGGCCGGCTCCGCGGTCGCGCTGCTGGACCAGGCCTGGGAGCTGTTGCGGCACGAGGACGCCGCCAGCCGGGCCACCGCACTGGAACTGCTGGTCAACGCACTCGCCGAGGCCGGTGAGGTGGAGCGCGCGCTGGACTCGGTGGCCATCCTGGACCAGGTCGGCGGCCTGGACCCGCGCCGCCGCGCGCAGCTGCACACCCGGCTGGGCTGGGCCGCCGCGGTGGCCGGGCGCTCCGCGGACGGGATCACCCAGGTCGAGGCGGCCCGCGCGCTGCTCGGCCCGGACCCGGCGGCCGAGGACACCGCACCGATCGACGTGGTCGCCGCGCACCTGGCCCTGGACATCCCCGGCCCCGGCCAGCTGGCCACCGCGGAACGGCTGGGGCGGCAGGCCGCCGAGGTGGCCGAGTCGGTGCCGCTGCCGGTGGTGGCCTGCCAGGCCTGGCAGCTGCTCGGCGCGATCACCCGGCACCGCGACCCCGAGGAGGGCACCGCCTGCCTGGAACGGGCCCGCGCGGTCGCGGTCCGGCACCAGCTGCCGATCTGGGAGATCCACACCCTGATCCGGCTGGGCAACGACGACGCGCTGCGCACCGGCGCGCTGGACCGGCTGGAGCACGCCAGGGAGCTGGCCTCCGCCGCGGGCGCGATCACCGCCCGGTACCAGGCCGAGGCGAGCATCGCGCTGCACTCCATCCTGCGCGGCGACTTCGACAGCGCGCGCATCCTGATCGACGGCGTGCTGCCGGCCACCACCCGGCTCAAGCTGCTGGAGACCACCCAGTACACGCTGCTGCTGCGCGCGGTGCTGGCCGGGCACCAGGGCCGCCGCAAGGAGCTGGCCGAGGCGCTGGCCGAGTTCCGCGACTGGCACGGCGATCCCGCCCTGCACGCCCCGCGCATCCACGGCCTGGCGGGCAGCTTCTGCGCGCTGCTGGAGGAGGACCGGCCGCGCGCGCTGGCCGAGCTGGCCCGCGCGCTGGACGGCGAGGACACCGAGCGCTCGGTGTTCCACCTCTCCGGCAGGCACGGCCTGCACCTGCTGCTCACCGTGCTGTGCGGCCAGACCGACCGCGCCGCCTACGACGAGCTGGCCGCCAACCCGGCAGGCGGCCTGCGCTGGGACCGCCAGTTCGCCTGCTTCGCCAGGGCCGTGCTGCTCGGTCGCGAAGGCAAGGCCACCGAAGCGGCCGAGGCGGTCGCCGAGGCGCTGCGCGTCGGCGAGCCGTATGCGATGAGCAGGCACCTGGGCCTGCGCCTGGTCGGCGAGGAGGCGCTGGCCGAGGGCTGGGGCGAGCCGGTGGAATGGCTGCGCACCGCCGAGGCCTACTTCCACCGCCTGGACGGCGCCTCGGTGGCCGGCGCCTGCCGCGCCCTGCTGCGCCGCGCGGGCGTCCGGGTCGCCCAGCACCGCGAGGGCGCCGGCGGCATCCCGCCCGGCCTGCGCTCGGTCGGCGTCACCGTCCGCGAGTTCGAGGTGCTCCGCCTGCTCGTCGGCCGCCTGGGCAACCGCGAGATCGCCGAACGCCTGCACCTGTCCCCGCGCACGGTCGAACGCCACGTCTCCAACCTCATCACCAAAACCGGCCTGCCCAACCGCATCGCCCTCAGCGAGTACGCCGCCGACCTGACCTAGCACCCCGCGTGTTGGCCGTTGTGGTACGCCTTGTTGGCCGTTGTGGACAGGCGCAGCCGTCCACAACGGCCAACTTGGCGTACCACAACGGCCAACACGCGCCCCAGCCTTTAGTCCACTGTGGACAGTGTCACCGGGAGCACGGCGCGGACGAAGACCGGGCGATCGCCGGGGAGCGCGCCGCGGTAGGACGGGGCGTGTGCGAGGCGGGTCTCGAACCAGGGGCCGTCCTCTGGTGGGCAGGCGCCGAGGACGACCGCCGGGTCCGCGGTCAGCTCGGGCTCGTCCGGGTGGTGCGCGATGCGCAGGCCGAACAGGTTCGGCACGCTCGGGTCGATGGTGTTGGCGCTGCTGGGGAACCGGTCGCCCCACGGGAACAGGGTGCGCGCCCCGCTGGCCGCCGCGTGCTCCCACTCATCCGGCTCGGGTAACCGCTGCCCTGCCGCGGCCAGCGCGGCCGCCACCTCGGCAGGCCCGCGCTCGCCCACCGGCTCGGCCTGCACCGCGACCAGCAGCGAGGGCAGCTCCACCACCCTCGGCCTGGTGGTCCACCTGGCCAGCCCGGCCCTGATCTCGGTCAGGTCCTCGGCGGCGAACTCCGGCTCGTACGGGGTGCTGCGCACCGGCTCCGCGGCCGGGGACAGCGCGTCCTCATCACCCAGGAAGGAGGCCATCTCCTCCTCGCTCGGCGTCCAGCCCCGCTCGTCGAAGCCCAGCGGCACCGCGCCACCCGGCACCAGCGCGAAGTCCCGGCCTGCCACGTCGAAGACCGCCACCGGCGCGCCGCGTCCGGCGTAGGTGTAGCGGAAGACCTCCCGCAGGCCGATGCCGTGCCGCCTGGCCAGGCCCTCGGCCACCCGGCGCGCGGCGGGGACGTCGAGGGCGGGCCAGTCGGCCGCGGTCAGTTCATGCGGAGCCACGCCGGACAGTGTGCCGTTCCCCGCGCCCGCAGGTGAAGATCCGGGAACCTGAGCGTGATCTCCGCCCGCGCTCGCTGCGGAAAGTGGTCGAGGATTCATCCGGACGGGGGCTACAGCAGCTCCTCGAACCGCTCCGGCGACCCAGCGGGCGCGAAGTGTCCGCCCCGCGCGGCGTCCGCGCCGATCGAGCGCCACCACTCGGCCTGCTCCGGCGTCTCCACCCCGGCCACCACCACCCGCACCCCGGCCGCCCGCACCAGCCGGGCCAGCTCCCGCAGCGCACCGGCGACCAGCGTGTCCCGGCCGCCGCGGTGCGCCTGCCGCTCCACCAGCCAGCCGGCCACCCGGACCGCGCGCACCGGCAGGTCCTCCAGGCAGGCCAGGTCCGCGGCCGTGGTGCTGAACTCCAGCAGCTCGATCCGCACCCCGGCCGCGGCCAGCAGCCGCAGGTTCTCCGCCGCCTCGCCGCCGGGGTTGACCAGCGCGGGCGCGGGCATGCCCAGCCACAACCGGTCCGCCGGCAGCCCCGTGCTGTCCACAATGGACCGGATGTGGCCGACCAGGTCCGGGTCGGCGGACTGGTTCGCGGTCAGCGGGACGTGCAGCGGCAGGTCGCACTCCAGGCGCTCCCGCCAGTCCCGCAGCTGGGCACAGGCCCTGCGCAGCAACGCCACGCCCAGCGTCATGATCAGGCCGGTCTGCTCGGCCAGGTCGGCGCACACCTCGTGCCGCACCGGCCCGCGCCGCGGGTGGTCCCAGTGCAGCAGCGCGTCCACGCCCAGCAGCCGTTCACCATCCATTGTGGACACTGGTTGGTAGGCGACGGTGAGCTGCCCGGTCTCCCAGGCGCCGGGCAGCGCGGCGGCCAGCGAGGCCCACTCCCGGTCCCTGGCGTCCTGGAACGGGTCGTAGAGCGCCCACTGCGCGCAGCCGTTGCGCTTGGCCCGCGCCAGCGCCAGCTCGGCGGCCTCCAGCAGCTCCTCGCCGGAGAGGTCCCGCGCCGGGCGGTCCACCACGCCGATGCAGGCGGTGGCGGCCAGTCCGGAGTCGCCCACATAGAGCGGTTCGGCCAGCGCGGCGGTGATCCGCTGGATCATCCGCACCACGTCCGGCGTGCCCGGCCCGTTCTGCACCAGCAGCGCGAACTCGTCCGCGCCGAAGCGGGCCACCATCGCCTGCTCCCCGGCCACCACCGCCTTGAGCCGCCTGGCCACCGTGTCCAGCACCAGGTCGCCGACCGCCCGGCCGAGACCGTGCGTGATCAGCGAGAAACCGTCCAGGTCCAGGTGGTACAGGGTGATCCCGGTGGACGGGTCGGCCTGCCTGCGCACCCGTTCCAGGTTGCTGCCGAAGTACTGCCGGTTCGGCAGCTGGGTCAGCCGGTCGTGCAGCGCCTGCCGGTTCATCTGGCCCTGCAACAGCTTCAGCTCCGAGCTGTCCTCCACCACCGCGACCACCTGCGCGCCCGGCTCGCCCGGCCGGACCGCGGCCAGGCTGAGCACGGCCCAGACCCGCTCGCCGTCGGCGCGCACCAGCCGGTGCTCGTTGCGCACCCGCGCCACCCGGCCGGAGAGCAGTGAGCGGTAGGCGTTGCGCAGCGCGGCCACGTCCTCCGGATGGCTCACCTCGAACAGCGAGCCCGGCGGCAGCTCCTCCTTGGGCTGTCCCAGAATCGTCGCCAGCCCATCGTTGACCAGGGTGAACCGGCCCTCGGCGTCGGTGACCGCGACCCCGCTGGAGGTGCAGGCCAGCAGGTGCTCGAACCGGCCATGGGCCAGCACCAGCTCCCGCCGGGTGTCCTGCAACGCCACCCGCAGCGCCTTGAGCATGGTGTCCTGCTGGGACAGGGTGTGCAGCCGGACCGCCTCGCTGTACCCGGCGGCCAGCGCGCCCAGCAGCAGCACCACCCGCTCGGCGGTGCGCGGCAGCCCGGCCAGCTCCGGCAGCGCCAGCAGTCCCTTGCCCAGCACGTCCATGGTGTGCTGCAAAGCCGCGGGCCCGGTGCAGCCCGCGGCGACCAGCTCGGCCCCGTGCGCGGTGGCCGGGTGCGCCTGGAACGGCTCGGCGCGCGCCGCGTCGACCAGCGCGTCCACCATGTCATCCAGGGTGCGCTGGAACTCCTCGGGCTCCAGCGGCACGTACTCGGTGGTGCTGATCTGCCCGGCCCACCTGCGGGCCAGCTTGGCCCGCGCCTTGGCGCGTTCGGCCGGGGAGAGCGGCACGGCCGATGGGGGCCGCCCGCTCTCCGGGAAAGGCACGGTCACGGTGAACCGCTCAACCCGGGAAGTTGGACTTCAGCCAGTCGCGGATCGCGGTGCGGTGCACCGCCGCGTCCCGGCCGAGCGCGACCGCGTGGCCTGCCCCGCGCACCAGGTGCACGGCCAGCTTCGCCTCCGGGCTGAAGTACGGCTTCTCCCTGGCCAGCAAGGTCTGCTCATCCGCGCAGGAGTACGCGCAGAACAGGTTGTCCTTGTCCCCGTTGGCGATCAGCACCGGGACCTTGATCGCCTTGGACACCGGCAGGATGAAGCCGA from Crossiella sp. CA-258035 harbors:
- a CDS encoding LuxR family transcriptional regulator; this encodes MRHRSSILVGRDPELAAVTAVLDSARAGRGGAVFLVGESGMGKSRLASAVAESAYSAGMSLMRGRASAIDPMAPFRPLTEALLSLLRSTDVQPAALGPYGPVLGRLLPGWGDGGSREGDSLVILAEAVLRLTGLVGRERGCLMVLDDLQHADPETLAVLEYLIDNLDLQPTMLLGAIRDEPCPALRIARAAAQRGQCVLIELNRLDRAGLAALAASCLDVAGVPPAVADLLWAGSGGNPFMIEELVAGMVEGGLLSTTGGTVRIAEQLPATLPTTVSRALAQRVEALSSQARELLTVAAVLGQRFPLAVVQRVTGLPDRELLSLLHGDLAAQLVAPDETTADWYAFHHQLSREAVLAQVDKSARAELAAALADAVEQVHPGLPEAWCQVAATLRKASGQHGAAGRLYTEVGRRALAQGAAGSAVALLDQAWELLRHEDAASRATALELLVNALAEAGEVERALDSVAILDQVGGLDPRRRAQLHTRLGWAAAVAGRSADGITQVEAARALLGPDPAAEDTAPIDVVAAHLALDIPGPGQLATAERLGRQAAEVAESVPLPVVACQAWQLLGAITRHRDPEEGTACLERARAVAVRHQLPIWEIHTLIRLGNDDALRTGALDRLEHARELASAAGAITARYQAEASIALHSILRGDFDSARILIDGVLPATTRLKLLETTQYTLLLRAVLAGHQGRRKELAEALAEFRDWHGDPALHAPRIHGLAGSFCALLEEDRPRALAELARALDGEDTERSVFHLSGRHGLHLLLTVLCGQTDRAAYDELAANPAGGLRWDRQFACFARAVLLGREGKATEAAEAVAEALRVGEPYAMSRHLGLRLVGEEALAEGWGEPVEWLRTAEAYFHRLDGASVAGACRALLRRAGVRVAQHREGAGGIPPGLRSVGVTVREFEVLRLLVGRLGNREIAERLHLSPRTVERHVSNLITKTGLPNRIALSEYAADLT
- a CDS encoding type 2 lanthipeptide synthetase LanM family protein, which gives rise to MSAVPDATRRARPEVLLDPSWWAPALALHERAEHGVPAHFGARPRHWEQDGLDAAFALRLAELNLTEDGALALRAEPAPELAARMRKPEWAGVAERAVRIADTLPGTSAEGLDWREALARPLRPFVLDAADRLAEGLAALPATVLDLPRIADSFSAALSRRLFAIAARTLVGELHRHRTAGRLRGADGPARFTDFAHQLTDATGLAELITGYPVLARLLAQTSANATEATVELLGRLAADHAELVATLFHGVDPGPLVELEPGKGDPHRGGRSCTLLRFADQRQLIYKPRDPGAHLLLGKLLAWTGRHLPGLGLRAVPTVARDGYGWSAYVAGAPVASAAEAAEFYRKQGALLALLHAVQATDIHCENLIAEGDTPVLVDLETLFHPDLTGAPSTGDPAADALAASVHRTALLPLIVIGEQGALDMSGLGGDGGRTAPASAVDWADPGTDVMRLVRTARPFAGARNRPVLDGHPVDPAEHEGALLEGFRLVYDLITANRDELVVLAASAADLPLRVVTRPTWVYATLLDETTHPSVLRDALDRDRALSVLWSGRSHPVLAQLLPQELAELWAGDVPLFTGAPGSAEIRTAQGKPLPVPLGRSGLAAALAAIGRFGEVDRQDQEWVISAALATRHPAGEHQDAAPLPGPRTGTAAEPDRLLAAASAVADQIVARGIPGGDRVNWLGLELVDDRQWLVLPMGAGLATGHVGVALFLAQLAAATGVPRYADTARRALRGVPDLLAALAVQPRLRAAVGCGGPQGLGGIAYGLARLATLLDEDSLRAEAETAVRLAGAAATEGADPSWATGTAGCLAAMRAVHAETGLAAAKTLADACAEHLALCLRQGVELPGGFAHGFAGIAWALRLDGRHPDLAAEATRRSSAAGPGWCAGAAGLALATGRTGALADQPVLRDLSLCHGELGVQEVLTVLEGPPAARRRRAGQALEALHRLGPACGAPAGVATPGLLNGLAGIGYGLLRLASPDHVPSVLLLQH
- a CDS encoding EAL domain-containing protein produces the protein MTVPFPESGRPPSAVPLSPAERAKARAKLARRWAGQISTTEYVPLEPEEFQRTLDDMVDALVDAARAEPFQAHPATAHGAELVAAGCTGPAALQHTMDVLGKGLLALPELAGLPRTAERVVLLLGALAAGYSEAVRLHTLSQQDTMLKALRVALQDTRRELVLAHGRFEHLLACTSSGVAVTDAEGRFTLVNDGLATILGQPKEELPPGSLFEVSHPEDVAALRNAYRSLLSGRVARVRNEHRLVRADGERVWAVLSLAAVRPGEPGAQVVAVVEDSSELKLLQGQMNRQALHDRLTQLPNRQYFGSNLERVRRQADPSTGITLYHLDLDGFSLITHGLGRAVGDLVLDTVARRLKAVVAGEQAMVARFGADEFALLVQNGPGTPDVVRMIQRITAALAEPLYVGDSGLAATACIGVVDRPARDLSGEELLEAAELALARAKRNGCAQWALYDPFQDARDREWASLAAALPGAWETGQLTVAYQPVSTMDGERLLGVDALLHWDHPRRGPVRHEVCADLAEQTGLIMTLGVALLRRACAQLRDWRERLECDLPLHVPLTANQSADPDLVGHIRSIVDSTGLPADRLWLGMPAPALVNPGGEAAENLRLLAAAGVRIELLEFSTTAADLACLEDLPVRAVRVAGWLVERQAHRGGRDTLVAGALRELARLVRAAGVRVVVAGVETPEQAEWWRSIGADAARGGHFAPAGSPERFEELL